The Ahaetulla prasina isolate Xishuangbanna chromosome 3, ASM2864084v1, whole genome shotgun sequence genome window below encodes:
- the ROR1 gene encoding inactive tyrosine-protein kinase transmembrane receptor ROR1 — translation MQRRLPPGSWKRSPFLLQLLLWLHSRSLAEPAAPGTNVSATADLIPTSHWNMSNEVDKDYFLTLDEPMNNITTTLGQTAELHCKVSGNPSPTVRWLKNDAPVVQEPRRISFRATSYGSRLRIKNLDTTDTGYFQCVATNGRKTVSTTGVLFVKFGPPPTASPGTSDEYEEDGFCQPYRGIACARFIGNRTIYMESLHMQGEIENQITAAFTMIGTSSHLSDKCSQFAIPSLCHYAFPYCDETSSVAKPRDLCRDECEILENVLCQTEYIFARSNPMILMRLKLPNCEDLPQPDSPEAINCIRIGIPMADPINKNHKCFNSTGVDYRGTISVTKSGRQCQPWNSQYPHTHTFTAVRYPELNGGHSYCRNPGNQKEAPWCFTLDENLKSELCDIPVCDPKDSKEKNKMEILYILVPSVTIPLAIALLFFFICICRNNQKSSSPPVQRQPKHVRGQNVEMSMLNSYKPKSKAKELPLSAVRFMEELGECAFGKIYKGHLYLPGMDHAQLVAIKTLKDCNNPQQWAEFQQEASLMAELHHPNIVCLLGIVTQEQPVCMLFEYMNQGDLHEFLIMRSPHSDVGCSSDEDGTVKSSLDHADFLHIAVQIAAGMEYLSSHFFVHKDLAARNILIGEQLHVKISDLGLSREIYSADYYRVQNKSLLPIRWMPPEAILYGKFSSDSDIWSFGVVLWEIFSFGLQPYYGFSNQEVIEMVRKRQLLPCSEDCPPRMYSLMSECWHELPSRRPKFKDIHARLRSWEGISSHTSSTTPSGGNATTQTTSLSASPVSNLSNPRYPNYIFPAQSMPQGQITGFLGPPIPQNQRYIPINGYPIPPGYAAFPAAHYQPAGPPRVIQHCPPPKSRSPSSASGSTSTGHVTSLPSSGSNQDANIPLLSHMSVPNHPSGISITVFGNKTQKPYKIDSKQPSLDSSIHGHNETVISAEM, via the exons ATTATTTCTTAACGCTTGATGAGCCAATGAACAATATCACCACTACCCTGGGTCAGACAGCAGAACTGCATTGTAAGGTTTCTGGTAATCCTTCTCCGACTGTGCGTTGGTTGAAAAATGATGCTCCTGTTGTGCAGGAACCCAGGAGGATATCCTTTCGTGCCACAAGTTATGGGTCCCGATTACGAATAAAAAACCTCGATACCACAGACACCGGTTATTTTCAGTGTGTGGCAACAAATGGCAGGAAAACAGTCTCTACAACTGGGGTGCTATTTGTGAAATTTG GTCCTCCTCCAACAGCAAGCCCAGGAACATC GGATGAATATGAAGAGGATGGATTTTGTCAACCATACCGGGGAATTGCATGTGCAAGATTTATTGGAAATCGAACCATTTATATGGAATCTCTGCATATGCAAGGAGAAATAGAAAATCAAATTACTG CTGCCTTCACAATGATTGGAACTTCCAGTCATTTATCGGATAAATGTTCGCAGTTTGCTATTCCATCGCTGTGCCATTATGCTTTTCCATATTGTGATGAGACCTCTTCTGTTGCAAAACCACGAGATCTGTGTCGGGATGAGTGTGAGATTCTGGAAAATGTGCTTTGCCAAACTGAATACATATTTGCAAGATCCAATCCTATGATTTTGATGCGGTTGAAGCTGCCGAATTGTGAAGATCTTCCCCAGCCTGATAGCCCTGAGGCTATCAACTGTATACGTATTGGCATCCCGATGGCAGATCCAATCAATAAAA ATCACAAATGTTTCAACAGCACAGGAGTGGACTATCGGGGGACCATCAGTGTAACCAAATCTGGGCGACAATGCCAGCCGTGGAACTCCCAGTATCCCCACACCCACACATTCACTGCGGTCAGGTACCCGGAGCTGAATGGAGGCCATTCCTATTGCCGAAACCCGGGCAATCAGAAAGAGGCTCCCTGGTGCTTCACTTTAGATGAAAACCTCAAGTCCGAACTTTGTGACATCCCTGTCTGTG ATCCAAAGGACTCcaaggaaaagaataaaatggaAATTCTTTATATATTGGTGCCCAGTGTTACGATTCCTCTGGCTATTGCCTTACTGTTTTTCTTCATCTGTATTTGCCGAAATAACCAGAAGTCATCTTCTCCACCCGTGCAAAGACAGCCTAAGCACGTCAGAGGACAGAACGTAGAGATGTCTATGCTCAATTCATATAAACCAAAG AGCAAAGCCAAAGAGCTGCCCCTTTCTGCCGTCCGATTTATGGAAGAGTTGGGTGAATGTGCTTTTGGAAAAATCTATAAGGGACATCTTTATTTACCGGGAATGGACCATGCTCAGCTAGTCGCAATAAAGACCCTTAAGGACTGTAATAATCCACAGCAGTGGGCAGAATTCCAGCAAGAAGCCTCGCTGATGGCAGAATTACATCACCCAAACATTGTTTGCCTTCTTGGGATTGTGACACAAGAGCAACCAGTCTGCATGCTTTTTGAATATATGAACCAGGGAGACCTCCATGAATTTCTTATTATGCGATCTCCACATTCAGATGTTGGATGTAGCAGTGATGAGGATGGCACGGTAAAATCCAGTTTGGACCATGCTGATTTTCTGCACATAGCTGTCCAGATTGCAGCAGGAATGGAATACTTGTCGAGTCATTTTTTTGTCCATAAGGATCTGGCTGCTCGCAATATTTTAATTGGAGAGCAGCTCCATGTGAAGATTTCTGATTTGGGACTGTCAAGAGAAATCTATTCAGCCGATTATTACAGAGTTCAAAATAAATCCCTCCTGCCCATTCGTTGGATGCCACCAGAGGCAATTTTATATGGAAAATTCTCTTCGGATTCAGACATCTGGTCCTTTGGTGTTGTCTTGTGGGAGATTTTTAGTTTTGGTCTTCAGCCCTATTATGGATTTAGTAATCAAGAAGTCATCGAGATGGTTAGGAAACGACAGCTTTTACCATGCTCTGAAGACTGCCCTCCCAGAATGTACAGCTTGATGTCAGAATGCTGGCATGAGCTGCCATCTAGGAGGCCAAAATTCAAAGATATCCATGCCAGACTGCGCTCTTGGGAAGGGATATCAAGTCACACTAGCTCTACTACTCCTTCTGGTGGAAATGCTACCACTCAAACTACATCTCTCAGTGCAAGCCCAGTTAGCAACCTAAGCAATCCCAGGTACCCTAACTACATATTTCCAGCACAAAGTATGCCACAGGgccaaataactggatttcttggcCCACCAATACCTCAAAACCAGCGATATATTCCTATTAATGGATATCCGATACCTCCTGGATATGCTGCTTTTCCAGCTGCCCACTATCAACCTGCAGGTCCACCAAGGGTCATTCAGCACTGTCCTCCACCCAAGAGTCGTTCACCAAGCAGTGCAAGTGGATCAACAAGCACCGGCCATGTGACCAGCCTGCCTTCTTCAGGATCCAATCAGGATGCCAATATCCCCTTGCTGTCTCATATGTCAGTGCCAAATCATCCAAGTGGGATTAGCATAACCGTTTTTGGAAACAAGACTCAAAAACCCTACAAAATTGACTCCAAACAACCATCTTTAGATTCTAGCATTCATGGGCATAATGAAACGGTGATTTCAGCAGAGATGTAA